Proteins from one Amycolatopsis benzoatilytica AK 16/65 genomic window:
- a CDS encoding amino acid ABC transporter permease: protein MFDFLSNPDYDLLGAFWTTIQLTFWAAIGSLIWGTLLVAMRVSPVPLMRAFGTAYVNVFRNTPLTVIIVFTSLGLSSTLGLKLAAANSATSLADNSFRLAVIGFIAYTATFVCESLRSGINTVPVGQAEAARALGLGFGQVLRLIVLPQAFRAVIAPLANVLIALLKNTTVAAVIGVAEAALLMSSMIENESDSLFLVFLIFALGFVILVLPLGLFLGWVAKKAEVKR from the coding sequence GTGTTCGACTTTCTGAGCAATCCCGACTACGACCTCCTGGGCGCGTTCTGGACGACGATCCAGCTCACCTTCTGGGCGGCGATCGGGTCGTTGATCTGGGGCACACTGCTGGTCGCCATGCGGGTCAGCCCGGTCCCGCTGATGCGGGCGTTCGGCACGGCCTACGTGAACGTCTTCCGCAACACGCCGCTGACGGTCATCATCGTGTTCACGTCGCTGGGCCTTTCCTCGACGCTCGGGCTGAAGCTGGCCGCGGCGAACTCGGCGACGTCGCTGGCGGACAACTCGTTCCGGCTGGCGGTCATCGGGTTCATCGCCTACACCGCGACGTTCGTGTGCGAGTCGCTGCGCTCGGGCATCAACACGGTGCCGGTCGGCCAGGCCGAGGCGGCGCGTGCGCTCGGCCTCGGCTTCGGCCAGGTGCTGCGGCTCATCGTGCTGCCGCAGGCGTTCCGCGCGGTGATCGCGCCGCTGGCGAACGTGCTGATCGCGCTGCTGAAAAACACCACCGTCGCCGCCGTCATCGGCGTCGCCGAGGCGGCGCTGCTGATGTCGTCGATGATCGAGAACGAGTCCGACTCGCTCTTCCTGGTCTTCCTGATCTTCGCGCTCGGGTTCGTGATCCTGGTGCTGCCGCTCGGCCTGTTCCTCGGCTGGGTCGCCAAGAAAGCGGAGGTGAAGCGATGA
- a CDS encoding glutamate ABC transporter substrate-binding protein has product MQWSRFVRAGAAVAALGLALTACGGGSSASGNLVDKAKNDKKLTIGIKFDQPGLGLKKPDGTYAGFDVDVAKYIAKQLGVDEKNITWKESQSAQREDLIKKGEVDFIVATYSITDKRKNEVSFGGPYFVAHQDLLVRSNETSITGPESLNGNKKLCSVKGSTPAQNVKAKYAKDVQLLERGKYTDCITSLLNGEVDAVTTDDIILAGYALQQPDKLKVVGKGFTDEKYGVGLKKGDTAGQKAINDAILKMEQDGSWAKALKDNVGQAKYNLPSAPPPIAS; this is encoded by the coding sequence ATGCAGTGGAGCCGATTTGTGCGCGCCGGCGCAGCCGTCGCGGCCCTGGGCCTCGCCCTGACCGCATGCGGCGGCGGGAGCAGCGCCTCCGGCAACTTGGTCGACAAGGCCAAGAACGACAAGAAGCTGACCATCGGCATCAAGTTCGACCAGCCGGGCCTCGGCCTGAAGAAGCCGGACGGCACGTACGCCGGATTCGACGTGGACGTCGCGAAGTACATCGCGAAGCAGCTCGGCGTCGACGAGAAGAACATCACCTGGAAGGAATCGCAGTCCGCGCAGCGCGAGGACCTGATCAAGAAGGGCGAGGTCGACTTCATCGTCGCCACCTACTCGATCACCGACAAGCGCAAGAACGAGGTCTCGTTCGGCGGCCCGTACTTCGTGGCGCACCAGGACCTGCTCGTCCGCTCGAACGAAACCAGCATCACCGGCCCGGAATCGCTGAACGGGAACAAGAAGCTCTGCTCGGTCAAGGGTTCGACGCCGGCGCAGAACGTGAAGGCGAAGTACGCGAAGGACGTGCAGCTGCTCGAGCGCGGCAAGTACACCGACTGCATCACCTCGCTGCTCAACGGTGAAGTCGACGCGGTGACCACCGACGACATCATCTTGGCGGGCTACGCGCTGCAGCAGCCCGACAAGCTCAAGGTCGTCGGCAAGGGCTTCACCGACGAGAAGTACGGCGTGGGCCTCAAGAAGGGCGACACCGCCGGCCAGAAGGCCATCAACGACGCCATCTTGAAGATGGAGCAGGACGGCAGCTGGGCCAAGGCGCTGAAGGACAACGTCGGCCAGGCCAAGTACAACCTCCCGTCCGCGCCGCCGCCGATCGCCTCCTGA
- a CDS encoding amino acid ABC transporter ATP-binding protein, giving the protein MIKAAAVNKHFGELHVLRDITLEVPRGQVVVVLGPSGSGKSTLCRAINRLEPIDSGEIAVDGVPLPSEGKALAALRADVGMVFQSFNLFAHKTILENVMLAPQKVRKIAQAEARKTAMELLERVGIANQADKYPAQLSGGQQQRVAIARALAMTPKVMLFDEPTSALDPEMVQEVLDVMTGLAKEGMTMLVVTHEMGFARRAADRVIFMADGEIVEDSTPDEFFTQPKSERAKDFLGKILTH; this is encoded by the coding sequence ATGATCAAGGCGGCCGCCGTGAACAAGCACTTCGGCGAGCTGCACGTGCTGCGGGACATCACCCTCGAGGTGCCGCGCGGCCAGGTCGTCGTGGTGCTCGGTCCGTCCGGGTCGGGCAAGTCGACGCTGTGCCGGGCGATCAACCGGCTCGAGCCTATCGACTCCGGCGAGATCGCCGTCGACGGCGTGCCGCTGCCCTCGGAGGGCAAAGCGCTGGCCGCGCTGCGCGCCGACGTCGGGATGGTCTTCCAGTCGTTCAACCTGTTCGCGCACAAGACGATCCTCGAGAACGTCATGCTGGCGCCGCAGAAGGTCCGCAAGATCGCCCAGGCCGAGGCCCGCAAGACCGCGATGGAACTGCTCGAGCGGGTCGGCATCGCGAACCAGGCGGACAAGTACCCGGCGCAGCTGTCCGGCGGCCAGCAGCAGCGGGTGGCGATCGCCCGCGCGCTCGCGATGACGCCGAAGGTGATGCTGTTCGACGAGCCGACCTCGGCGCTGGACCCGGAGATGGTCCAGGAAGTGCTGGACGTGATGACCGGCCTCGCCAAGGAAGGCATGACGATGCTCGTGGTCACCCACGAGATGGGCTTCGCCCGCCGCGCGGCCGACCGGGTCATCTTCATGGCCGACGGCGAGATCGTCGAGGACAGCACTCCCGACGAGTTCTTCACCCAGCCCAAGAGCGAGCGGGCGAAGGACTTCCTCGGCAAGATCTTGACGCACTGA